GAATGGTATCAATATGTCACCGGAATTGACTGCAATCACAGGAAGGTAATGAAATTGTTATTCTGTTCATCCAATACCAGCATCAATGGTTTTTGAGGGTATAATCGAATCTAAGTTGGTGACTGTTGCTTCCTTCTTCAGGTTTCCTTTTGAAGAACTTCTCAAAGTGGAAAAACCGGGTGCGGAAAACAAAGATGCTAGTGATACAGAGGATGACAACGAggatgaagatgatgaggaGGTGGATGACCCGGAGGATGATGATGCAGGAGATGAGGACTTCTCAGGTGACGAAGGGGCAGATAAAGAAGGGGATCCAGAGGATGATCCTGAAGCCAATGGCAACGGAGGCAGCgatgaggatgatgatgaagaagacaatgatgatgacgatggtgatgatgacgatgatgaagatgaggatggagaagaagaggaagaagaggacgACGAGATTCCACAGCCACCTGCTAAGAAGAGGAAGTGAGAAGAGGAGCCAGTCGTGCTTTGCCATTGTGTTGTTTCGGTTTCGGTAAGGAGTTATGAAGTAGTGAGGCATAATTTAGCTTGTCAGTTTGATCGGAGTAGAATTTACATTCCTTGTCCTTGATGAACCGCAGATGTTATTAGTTATCGTCGAGATACATTGTTCTCGTATGAGAATCAGTAGACGTCTTTGATGTCGCGTTGAGAATCTTCGTATGTTGTGTTaaacctcttcgattgattTATATAAGTTTGGGATTCATAAAATTGAAAGAAACCAAccgtttctttcttctcttgtttGCTGTCTTGGAGAAACCAACTGGTTCTTGAGCTGTCCCGGAGATCGTCGTCTTGAAAGGAACCATCTGTTTCTTCAACACTTTCTTCCCTCGGGGGCGGGTCTATCATTACTCGCACTTGATGTTGGTGAAACGAAAGATGTGCATGTGATGAGAGAGATACAAACATTGTGATCACCTACAGTAGCTGTTCATTCCACCAACAGTTAGTTGCTAATAGAAGTGCAACTTGGGTTGAACCAATCAGAACCGGTTCATAGTCAACTCGACTCTAAACCCGCACAAATGGGTTTTTTTTAGTTATAATCTGCTCGAATCCAACTCAATTTCAACCCGTTCATTGTTTTGGTTGAGTTTGGTCGATTATTTGTTCGTCCATCCCCAACCCAACCTAACCCAACTAACCAGACCTAATCTAATCAGATTGTAACCAATATCAATTAAT
This is a stretch of genomic DNA from Malus domestica chromosome 02, GDT2T_hap1. It encodes these proteins:
- the LOC103426572 gene encoding uncharacterized protein, which gives rise to MELCASEKKGIWVGSLLEAMVGDTVVAARNSIALLLLATGALMNGINMSPELTAITGRFPFEELLKVEKPGAENKDASDTEDDNEDEDDEEVDDPEDDDAGDEDFSGDEGADKEGDPEDDPEANGNGGSDEDDDEEDNDDDDGDDDDDEDEDGEEEEEEDDEIPQPPAKKRK